GCGCCAACACTTCCTTGTTGATGATGAATTCGAGGAACTTCCGCTTCCCCGCCAGGTCCAGGGTGTCCGGGAGCAGCGACCGATCCATCTTTTCCAGGCGATCCTCGTAGTAGGCCTTCGTCACCTGGTGGCTGCCCACCTTGGCAACGACGGCGTCCTGCCGCCCCTCCTTGGACTTGGAGCAGGCCGCGGCCAGGAAGACCAGGGCCCAGATGCTGGCTCGAACCCGTCTCATGGAATGCTCCCTTGGGCTGCGTCTTTCGTTTCCCCGCACCCATCATAGGGCAATGCCCGGTCAGGGCAACCCTCGGGACTGGCGGCGCACGGCTTCACCGGGGGGCGGCGCGCACCTCGCTCCCGGCCCGTGTCCCCGGGAGGCGGTCCAAGAGCTGGGCCACCTGGGTCAGCCGGTTTCCTGGGCGCAGGTGCTGGATGATCCGGAACTCCCCCGCGGCATCGAAGGCGAGCTTGTGCGGTAATTCCCGTACCAAGGTCTCGATCTCGGGCCGGGCGAGCGACCGCCCGGGGCGCAAGACGACTTCGGCGCGCGACCCCCGCAGGCGTACACGCTCCGCCCCGGCGGCGTGCGCAAGAAGCCGTAACTCAGCCACATGCAACAGGTTGGATGCGGATTCCGGGGGCGTCCCGAAGCGGTCCTGGAGCTCCTCCCGCAGAGCCTCTAGCTCCCCCGGTTCCCGGCAGCCGGAAACCCTCTTGTATACCCGCATCTTCTCCTCCGGATCCGGCACGTAGCGGTCCGGGAGCCGGTACTCCAGGTCCACGTCGATCCGCGCCGTGATTTCCTCGGGAGCTTGCCGCCCCTGCAGTTCGCTGGCGGCCTGCTCGAGCAAACGGCAGTAGAGCTCGAAGCCCACCGCCGCCATCTGGCCGTGCTGCTCCGGCCCCAGGATGTTGCCGGCGCCGCGGATCTCCATGTCCCGCATGGCGACGCGCAGGCCCGAGCCGAGGGCCTCGAACTCTTGCAGCGCTGCCAGGCGCTTGCGCGCCAGCTCGGTGGTGGTGCCGGTGCGGGGGACGAGGAAATAGGCGTAGGCCTTGTGGCTCGAACGCCCGACACGGCCGCGCAGCTGGTAGAGCTGCGCCAGGCCGAGCCGGTCGGCGCGGTTGACGATCAGGGTGTTGACGCTGGGGATGTCGAGGCCGCTCTCGATGATCATGCTCGACACCAGCACATCGAACTTCTGGTCGAGGAAGTCGAGCATGACCTTCTCGAGGGCCCGTTCCTCCATCTGGCCGTGGGCCACGGCCACACGCGCCGAGGGCATGATGCGCCGCACGTAGCCGGCCATGGCGTCGATGCTCTGCACGCGGTTGTGCACGAGATAGATCTGCCCGCCGCGGTCGAGTTCGCGCATCATGGCATCCACGATGATCTCTTCGGCGAAGGGGGCGATCTCCGTTTGCACCGGCAGGCGGTCCCGGGGTGCGGTGTTGATGAGCGACATCTCCCGCAGTCCGACCAGGGCCATGTGCAAGGTGCGTGGGATCGGTGTCGCCGTCATGGAGAGCACGTCCACGGTCTGCTTGAAGCGCTTCAACTTCTCCTTGTGAGCCACGCCGAACCGGTGTTCTTCGTCGACGACGACGAGACCCAGCGACTTGAACTCCACGTCCCGGGAGAGCAAGCGATGGGTGCCGATGAGGATGTCCACTTCGCCGCGGGCCACCTTGACGAGGATTTCCTTCTGCTCCTTCGTCGGGCGCAAGCGCGACACCATCTCGACGACGACGGGGAAGTCCGCCAGACGTTCGCGGAAAGTGCCCAGGTGCTGTTGCGCCAGGATCGTGGTCGGCACGAGCACCGCGACCTGCTTGTTGTCCAGCACCGCTTTGAAGGCGGCGCGCATGGCGACCTCGGTCTTGCCGAAGCCCACGTCGCCGCAGACGAGGCGGTCCATGGGAGCGGGCTTCTCCATGTCGACCTTGACGTCGCCGATGGCGCGCAGCTGGTCTTCCGTCTCGTCGTAGATGAACGAAGCCTCGAGCTCCTTGAGCAGGTGCGTGTCGGCGGAGAAAGCGTGACCAGGCTGGGACTTCCGCGCCGCCGCCAGGCCGAGCAGTTCCTGGGCCATGGCGGCGATGGCGCGCTTGGCGCGTTCCTTGATGCGCTCCCAGGCGTTGGTGCCGAGTTTGGTCAGCTCCGGGACGGCGCCCTCCTTGCCCACGTACTTCTCGACCCGGTTCAGCTGGTCGACGCTGACGTAGATCTTGTCGCCGCCGGCGAAGGCGAGTTGCAGGCAGTCGATCTCGGCGCCTTCGACCTGCAACTTCTGGATCCCCAAGTACCGGGCGATGCCGTACTGCACGTGGACGACGAAATCGCCGGGCTGCAGCTCCTCGTATGCCGAGGTGCCCTGGCTGACGCGGTATTTGCGGCGGCGCTGCCGGCGCTTGTAGCGCTGGAAGATCTCGCGGTCGGTGAGCACGACCACGTTGTGCTCGACGAGCACGAACCCGGACTGCAGCTCCCCCACGGGGAAGTCGAGGCGGTCGGCGATGTCGTCCAGGAGCTCTTGCAGGCGCTGCGCCTGCCCGGGGTTGTCGCAGAAGATGTGGATGCGCTGCCCGAGGAGCAGCCGGTGCTCGAGGTCGCGCTGCAGCTCCGCCACCCGGCCGGCGTGCTCTCCGGGCGACTGGATCGCCAGACGCACCACGGGCAGATCGGCGGCCTGGGCGGGCGCTGGCGCTGCCGTGCCCTCCGTGGCCGACGGCGCCGGCTCGAGGAGCTTGTCCAGAGGGGCGCCGCCGAAATGCACCTGGGTGAGGTAGTAGGTGGGCATGCCGGCCGGCAAGGCTTGCAGGACCGTGTTGGGAGCGTAGATCGCCTCGGGTTCCGGCACCGGCTCGCCGCCGCGGCGGGCGTCGTCGAAGAGCTTGTGGATCTCCTCGTCGAGCCGACGTAGCTGCTCGACCACGGCCTCCGGGCGCACCCAGAGCAGGCGCCGGGCATCCAGGAAGAACTCGGTGAGGAGGACCCGCGGCGAGTAGTAGGCCGCGTAGCGCTCCATCCCGTCGAAATGCAGGCGCTCGCGCACGTGGTCGGCGAGCCGAGCGCGGGCGGGCTCGCTGCCCTGTTGGCTCGCACGCAGCCTTTGCTCGGCACGCTGCAAGTTGGCGTCCGAGAGGATGAGGGGAGAGCAGGGAGGCACGAGGGCGGTGGAGATCTCGCCCAGCGAACGCTGCGTCGTGGCATCGAAGAAGCGCATCGATTCGACCCGATCGCCCAGGAGCTCGAGGCGCAGGGGGTTCTCGTAGGAGACGCTGAACACGTCCAGGATGCCGCCCTTGCGCGCGAAGTCGCCGGGCGACTCGACGCGAGGCACGGCGTAGTAACCCATCTCGCCGAAGCGAGCCAGCACGCCGTCGTAGTCGATCTCCCCGCCCACCGCGAAGCGCAAGGTGTAATCGAGGATCTCTTCCGGCGGCTGCACCTTCCACTTCAGCCCCTTCGCCGAGGTGGCGACGATGCAGCTGTCGCCGGAAAGCAGGTGGTGCAGCACCTCGACCTGCTGGCCGGTGATGCCCTTGTAGGGCGAACGTTTCTCGTAGGGGAGGATCTCGAATTCGGGGAAGAGATGCACCGGCGTGTCCGGGAGGAGCGTGGCGAGGTCCTGGGCCAGTTCCTCCGCATCATCGAATTTCGGCGCCACGACCAGCGTCTGTACCGGATGGTCGCGTTGCAGGAGAGCAGCGATGAGGGACGGACTACTCCCGTGCAGGGAGGTGAGCACCCCCCCCTCGGCCTGACGGATCCGTCGCAGCAGACTGTCTTGCGCGGCTCGAGGAAGCAGCCGATCGAGCATCGTTTCCCACCGTTGGGGGGTCCGAACATAGGGGGGGCGGTTCGGGAGTGTCAAGGGAGGGCGCGCTGCCGAGGCACGGTGCTACCATGAGGGACGCCGGCTGGGTGGTGGCGACAACGAGAGGTGGATGCGCATGGGGAGCCATCGTTACCAAGGCGACGAGATCGCCGTGACCTACGAGGTGAAACGCTGCATCCACGCGACGGAATGCGTGCGTGGCTTGCCGAGCGTCTTCGATCCCGAGCGGCGCCCCTGGGTGCGCCTGGAAGGCGCGAGTGCCGAAGAAGTGGTGCGCGTGGTGGAACGGTGTCCCACCGGTGCTTTGCGCTACGAACGCAGCGATGGCACGGTGGAGGCAGCGGCGCTCGTGAACGAGGTGACCCCCTCGCCCGATGGTCCGCTCTACGCCCGCGGCGAGATCGTGCTCCAGGATGCACTGGGGATGGAGATCGCCCGGGAGCTGCGCCTGGCGCTCTGCCGCTGCGGCGGCTCGGCGAACAAGCCTTATTGCGACGGCCAGCACCGGAAGCTCGGCTTCTCCGACCCGGGCGAGGTGCCGCCGCCACCGGTGCCCAGCGCCGCCGCGACGGCAGCCGCAGGAGGACCGGTGGGCGGGGCTCCCGGCGGCGCTGTCGCTGGCGTCAGCGCCCCAGCCGCCCCTGGCACCGGCGCCACCGCTCCCGGAGCAGCACGCTTGCTCGGCGGGGCGTTGCACATCATCTTGACGAAGAACGGCCCGCTCCGTCTCCTGGGCCCCGTGGTCGTCCGCTCCACCGCCACCGGGGTGGCGTGTCCGGCGCAGCGCCTGTCCCTCTGCCGTTGTGGCGGATCGCAGAACAAGCCCTATTGCGACGGCAGCCACGGACGCATCGGTTTCGAGGCTTGAACGCCGCTCCTGCCCCGTGGCGGCTCACACCATGAGGTTCCACGCTCGGCTCCTCGCCGCCATCTTCTTCTGCGGCGCGGCGACGGCTGCGGTCGCGGAGCCGCCCGACAGTCTGGTGGGCGGGAGCACCACGCTCGACTCGCTGGAGGCGAAGCTCTCCCGCAATCGCCTGACCCGCGAGCTCTCCCGCTACGTCTTCCAGCCTTCGGCGCTGCCGCTCCAGGAGCAGGCTGCCGTCACCCCGAGCCTGGACTTCTTCGCCCCCTACGCTGGTCTCACCATCCGCCACATCGTCATCGAACGCCTCGACGTCTTCAGCGCTTACGACGCCGGCGGCGGCGATGCAGTGCAGTCCACCTTGAGTCGCGTCGGCGATGCCCTGCACTTCAACACGCGCAGAGGCATCATCGAGAATTACTTGCTCATGCACGAAGGCGAGAGGCTCGATCCGAACGCCCTCGCCGATTCCGAGCGCCTGTTGCGCGCCGCGCCTTTCCTGCAAGAGGCCAATGTCGTGGTGGCGCCGGTGGAGTCGGCGCCGGATTCGGTGGACCTCTACGTGGTGACGCGGGATCGTTGGACCCTTGGCCTCGACCTCAAGATCAAGAACACCTCGAGTGCCGACATCCGCCTGGCGGACCGCAATTTCGCCGGCTGGGGGCACCATTTCGAGAACCTGCTCCTCATCGACGCCGAGCAACCCCAAGAGCTGGGGTACGTCGGCAGATACCGCGTCGACAACATCAGCGGTTCCTTCGTACGCAACGCCTACGAGTACCGCAACACCTACCGGGAACGGGCCTGGGGCGTGGTGCTTTCCCGCGCACGCGAAGCACCGCAGATCCGCAGCACCGGGGCCCTCGCCTTCGCCATGACCGATCTGAAGCCGGCGCCCGGCGACGTTCCCCGCCAGGCCTTCCTGGAGACCTTCGTATGGGGCGGGCGGGCGTTCCCCGTGGGCAAGGCGCCGCACGGCGGCGTCAGCCGCCAGGCGCTCGTGCCCGCCCTCGGCTACGACTACCTGGACTTCTACGTCCGCCCCGACTCGGTGACCGCCGACTTCAATCGCCCCTTCCGTGATCGGCACCTCGTGCTCGCGAGCTTCTCCTTCACCAAGAGCGATTTCGAACAAGGGCGCTTGCTGCGCGGATACGGCTGGAGAGAAGACATCCCGCATGGGTTGCTGGCGACGCTCACCGGCGGCATGGAGTTCAGTGAATTCGAGAATCGAGCTTACGGCGCCGCGGAGCTCCGGGCGGCGAAGTACACGGGCTGGGGGTATCTCGCCTTCCGCGCCGCCGGCGGCACCTTCCTCCACCAGCGCACCATGGAGGACGGGGTGGTGGATCTCGCCGGCAGCTACTTCACCCCGCTCCTGGACCACGGTGGTTACGGCTTCCGGCAGTTCTTCCAGGTTTCCTATACGCACGGATTTCGGCGGCGGGAGAACGACGACATTCCGCTGGATGGGAGCGCTGGCTTCGCTGGGATCACGGGCTCGCCGCTACGGGATCGGCAGCGTCTGGTGGGTGGTCTCGAATCGGTCCTGCTCACGCCGTGGAAGGCCTTCGGCTTCCGCTTCGGCTTCTTCGGCCGGCTCGACATCGGCACGATCGGCCCCGAGGCCGATTCGTTCCTGGAGGACAAGTACTACTCCATCGTGGGCTTCGGCATCCGTTTGCACAACGAACTGCTGGTCTTCGAGCCCACGGAGCTGCGCTATTCCCAC
The Candidatus Krumholzibacteriia bacterium genome window above contains:
- a CDS encoding CDGSH iron-sulfur domain-containing protein, encoding MRMGSHRYQGDEIAVTYEVKRCIHATECVRGLPSVFDPERRPWVRLEGASAEEVVRVVERCPTGALRYERSDGTVEAAALVNEVTPSPDGPLYARGEIVLQDALGMEIARELRLALCRCGGSANKPYCDGQHRKLGFSDPGEVPPPPVPSAAATAAAGGPVGGAPGGAVAGVSAPAAPGTGATAPGAARLLGGALHIILTKNGPLRLLGPVVVRSTATGVACPAQRLSLCRCGGSQNKPYCDGSHGRIGFEA
- the mfd gene encoding transcription-repair coupling factor, with the translated sequence MLDRLLPRAAQDSLLRRIRQAEGGVLTSLHGSSPSLIAALLQRDHPVQTLVVAPKFDDAEELAQDLATLLPDTPVHLFPEFEILPYEKRSPYKGITGQQVEVLHHLLSGDSCIVATSAKGLKWKVQPPEEILDYTLRFAVGGEIDYDGVLARFGEMGYYAVPRVESPGDFARKGGILDVFSVSYENPLRLELLGDRVESMRFFDATTQRSLGEISTALVPPCSPLILSDANLQRAEQRLRASQQGSEPARARLADHVRERLHFDGMERYAAYYSPRVLLTEFFLDARRLLWVRPEAVVEQLRRLDEEIHKLFDDARRGGEPVPEPEAIYAPNTVLQALPAGMPTYYLTQVHFGGAPLDKLLEPAPSATEGTAAPAPAQAADLPVVRLAIQSPGEHAGRVAELQRDLEHRLLLGQRIHIFCDNPGQAQRLQELLDDIADRLDFPVGELQSGFVLVEHNVVVLTDREIFQRYKRRQRRRKYRVSQGTSAYEELQPGDFVVHVQYGIARYLGIQKLQVEGAEIDCLQLAFAGGDKIYVSVDQLNRVEKYVGKEGAVPELTKLGTNAWERIKERAKRAIAAMAQELLGLAAARKSQPGHAFSADTHLLKELEASFIYDETEDQLRAIGDVKVDMEKPAPMDRLVCGDVGFGKTEVAMRAAFKAVLDNKQVAVLVPTTILAQQHLGTFRERLADFPVVVEMVSRLRPTKEQKEILVKVARGEVDILIGTHRLLSRDVEFKSLGLVVVDEEHRFGVAHKEKLKRFKQTVDVLSMTATPIPRTLHMALVGLREMSLINTAPRDRLPVQTEIAPFAEEIIVDAMMRELDRGGQIYLVHNRVQSIDAMAGYVRRIMPSARVAVAHGQMEERALEKVMLDFLDQKFDVLVSSMIIESGLDIPSVNTLIVNRADRLGLAQLYQLRGRVGRSSHKAYAYFLVPRTGTTTELARKRLAALQEFEALGSGLRVAMRDMEIRGAGNILGPEQHGQMAAVGFELYCRLLEQAASELQGRQAPEEITARIDVDLEYRLPDRYVPDPEEKMRVYKRVSGCREPGELEALREELQDRFGTPPESASNLLHVAELRLLAHAAGAERVRLRGSRAEVVLRPGRSLARPEIETLVRELPHKLAFDAAGEFRIIQHLRPGNRLTQVAQLLDRLPGTRAGSEVRAAPR